A window of Apium graveolens cultivar Ventura chromosome 8, ASM990537v1, whole genome shotgun sequence contains these coding sequences:
- the LOC141679691 gene encoding uncharacterized protein LOC141679691, producing MAFLASEFLTCFYKKACSKKSNQFLLKKIWSGTLSGNCLHKVSWKEVCLPKSEGGLGLKDLIEWNNSAIYFQLWRITQPTSRSIWITWFKSTFLRRRDFWLLKASSCISWSIRQILIARTEVSRFIQYNVGSNSSFFLWQDPWVLQRPLLDFIDHRTVSILHSNDQAKVNTIIHNGTWNLHPSNRTLAMDFLDLVSNIRIHQHDHLLWDGTQANRVKLSDIWNSSRTISNGEQWLKIVWHPMASFCGLLSKIGSLQMIVC from the coding sequence ATGGCATTCTTGGCTTCTGAATTTCTCACTTGTTTTTACAAAAAGGCATGCTCCAAAAAATCCAATCAGTTTTTGCTAAAAAAAATTTGGAGTGGTACCTTATCTGGTAATTGCTTGCACAAGGTTTCTTGGAAAGAGGTCTGTCTCCCTAAAAGTGAAGGTGGCCTAGGTCTGAAAGACTTGATCGAATGGAATAATTCAGCAATTTATTTTCAGCTTTGGAGAATAACCCAACCTACTTCTCGCTCTATCTGGATTACTTGGTTTAAAAGTACCTTTCTCCGCAGAAGGGATTTTTGGCTGCTAAAAGCGAGCTCGTGCATATCTTGGTCCATTCGGCAAATTCTCATTGCAAGAACTGAGGTTTCTCGGTTCATCCAGTACAATGTGGGATCCAATAGCTCCTTTTTTCTCTGGCAAGATCCTTGGGTTCTTCAAAGACCTCTCTTGGATTTCATTGATCACCGAACTGTGTCCATTCTACATTCTAATGATCAAGCAAAGGTCAACACTATCATACACAATGGAACTTGGAATTTACACCCTTCAAATCGTACTCTTGCTATGGACTTCCTTGACCTTGTGAGCAATATTCGTATCCACCAGCATGACCACCTTCTTTGGGATGGTACCCAAGCCAACAGGGTTAAACTTTCAGATATTTGGAATTCTTCTCGTACCATTAGTAATGGTGAACAGTGGTTAAAAATTGTATGGCATCCGATGGCTTCGTTCTGTGGCTTGCTTTCAAAAATAGGCTCCCTACAAATGATCGTTTGTTGA